The genome window CTATGCAGGAGCAGACAATAAAACATATGAAGAAAGCATCCAAAGCATGCAGTAGACACTTCAAGTAAACATCCAACAGAACAAAAATCGCATTTACCATGAGCAAAGAAAACAAAAGTTGCAAGACACAAACCTCAAGGAATGCAGGACCGAAGACATCAGAATCTGTCTGAGGAATATTAATCTGGAACATCTCATGCTCATCATCACAAATATGATCCGTATCATTGATATTGCATGGTTTAGTTACCCGATGTGATATGGCAAGACATGAGCTTAATTCCAGATACTTTCCTGCAAAAGATACAAGAAACCTGCACAAGTATCAATCTTGTTTAGATTCTTGTAGCCCTAACATGCAATCAGCAGCAGTTATATGAATTACAGACCCAACAACATTAAAAATTAGTGCAATACAATTCAACGAGTATGGAAGTAATAATATTAGATCCAACCAGTCATGGGATTCTGAAGATTTCTTGTAATAGGAATTGCAACTTGGTAGATGAGAGGTTTGGACGATCAATGTCATGGCTTATCATATTCAGTAGAAAAAGAAGGTTTATGAACAAATTGAAAGTCAATATTGCTACTGTTACAACAAGAACCATCAAAGTGCTACCCTAGCTTAGAACCATGTATCACTCCAGAAAAGCGTAAAAACTACTGTATTTCAACAAAAGATACATTAGTTATGTTATTTAGTATCtaaattttagatcaaaagaACAGAAAGTGATTGAAGTGCAACAGGAAGAGAGACTTCTcctcaaaattttcatttttcatAATCTCAATGTTCTTTCTCACAAACACAAACAGAGAGAGATTATCCTTTCAAAATGACTCGCCTTCCATGTCCCAAATACTTTCTCAAATTTGGTCACTCACTGTGCTACCTTGTTTTATGAACATCCTATATATTAATGCAACACACATCGCTTTGTTTGCAATCAGAAACTTGTATGCTAGATCAGAAGGTAAGTAGTTCTGTTCTGAGGTTCTTAGGCAAAAGGCAGGTCAATGCTAAAGGCTAAAGAGAGAGAAGATATTCAATAGAAACTATCTCTATAAAGCCAATGCGTTTCTTTAGAAAGGCTAAAGAAATTACCTGTACCTGTGCAGGCAATGCCTTTATAAAGCCATAAGATACCATGTCAACATGCCCATAATTTGAGAGACTGGGCAAGGCTAGTATTAGTTGCCATTCTATGCTGTTATGAGGTAGTGCTGATATGCTACATTCACAGACACATTCCAATGCACAGGGACAGGAAAGACAGTTATGGATATGCTGCTACATGTAATTGATCCGTGCTTCTACTTCAAAGAAGTAGAACACACAAGAACAGAGATAGCACCTTTATTCATACTAATAACCAACATAGTTTGTATGGGGAACCTGGCAAAAAAAATGTGGAAACTCTTGCCTATATTAATCAGACACTAAAAttctgattaaaattatttttttatgcaatttcaataaaaaataaatctacAGACTGCTGAAGTTTAGAATAACTCAAGCTGTAATGCTACTTAAATTGACCATGTTAATAGGCCTCTATGAGCAATGTTATAGGACATAAAAACCACATATTAATCCCCCATCAGATATCCTACCAAACAAGGAACATCTCCACACATCACTGTAGCTTGTGCTGGAAATGTCATAGAACCTATATGAAAGCcaacaataatcattttcaactaATTATTCAGACTTATCAAATGCAACCTAGTCATTAGAAAATAAAGTTATAAAAACAAAATAGCCTTAGATGAGTACAAAATGTAGACACAAAGTTTGGTCTACCATTTAATTAGCAAATTACTCTTTCAGCTTCAGGAGGGAAGTCCTCACCAATAAGATCTAGGTTTGTAAGAAAAGTGGTATCTGAATCCTAAGAAAGCTATGCAAAAACATTTTTCTCTTTCAGATCAATGCCTTCTGGCAGCTCTGCTCAGACTCACAAGATCGTGCAACCAATGGTATAACCAGAAACATCACCACATACAAGCATCGCAAATAGTGTACAAATCATATGAAGCCTGAACTGCTACTCACAGGTTCTATACAAAAACGAAGTCAAAGAATACAGACAATTGCAATTATCTGGCACTTAAACCAGAACCATACACCAAGCTATTGCAAAGGTAAATTTATCATGCAGCAAATAAGTTGCCCAGGTTACTAGTAATTTTACCTCAATTTCGCCTGATTCAGATTGGTGCCACAGGCAATAAATTCCACTGGCCGACCAGCCTCAAAAAGAGTAGGATAAACATAATGAAGCCTGGGAACTTGCACCTCCATCCTGGTGCTCATCAAAGGCTTTTGATCTGAATTCATAGAGGAAAATCTAAAACACTTTCAAACTGCCTGTTTAAATACCAGTATCTATCATTTACACAAATAAATGAACCTATTGACCAAATAAGTTGAGTAAACTAGACGAACTATGTGACTCAAGATGCTTAAGCTCAGATAGTTGATACTTTTAACTCCTCTAGCTCAATATATTAATCCAACCCACTATCAACACCCAATATGGGACCTATTGTGGCATTATAATTTCTCCCATTCAAAGATTAACACTTCTCTTCAAGGCCCAAGACCTCCGATGTGATCAGATATGGCTTAATCTGATATGATTATACCCTCTGGTTTACAACACCGTTGGGAATAAATTATATGATTCAGAACACATGGTCAAAATCCCTTCTGCTTTGTACACATGCAAGCATCTATAGATGTGCACAAGATGTATGTgtacatacatgcatatacacAAAGGCATGCAGATAAAATTGCAGTTAAGATGATAACCAACAAAATCTGAAGAAGTCATTAAAGTCAGGCTAAGCTTCATATTGtcaaaagaacaaacaaaacacccttATTTGTCCACACCGAAAATGAACTAGGAAATACCTTTCAAAATTTGAACAATAGTGTCACATAGGTAAATATGGATGTTGCCTCTTCTGACAAGCAAGCTTTCAGGTGCATAAATCAAGTTTTCAATACAGCCAGCCACGTCCTGTGATAACTGTGCAAAGCAAGGATAGATTAAAGGAAGGGCCATCCCATGTTAAGATGAGACAAAAAGAGGACAATTTATTTTCAATTTCCTGCCACTATGGTTCTTTCATAACAATAAATGTTTACCGGACATTAGTATCAGAACATCTAGAAGTTCAGTTAAAGTAAGTTCCATACTTTGTGGAGTAATCCTTCATCAAATAACGATTATAGGACGCTACATCATTGGGCTGCGGTGACGAGCTTGGTGAGAAGGCTGTGATTGGAGTAAGGCCTTTCTTACAACTTATGTTTGCATCATTTATACCCTTTTCTAACCACCAAAGCAAAATATTAGCTTCTAACAGAATTTCCACTTTGTTACATGTGCAGAGTAATTCTATCACTTAATTAGGGTATTCAAGCAACTATGACCTCCTCTAAGCTATAATATCCCCTAAACTCGTCTTATACATCTGTACCCAATTACTACAAGATAACAGCCAATAAAGTGCCGACAGTAAGATTGGTATCAGGATGGACTCCAACTATCCAAAACTAAGTCAATGGTCTAGAACTTAATGTTCTTGTTAATTTCATGTATATAATAAAGATGACATCTGGAAAAGCCCAAAGAACCACTcagaaaaattaaacaaaaaaaggaaagaaagagtaCAAcctattattcatgaataaaggaTCAATAGTAATCTTTTATGGAAAAAAGATCTACCTTCTCCCACATGAAATCTGGCATGGCAATAAATATAGTCATGAAAGTACAGCCAGGCCGAATATAACCTTCCAACTCAACAGGCATACTCTCCaaccacttgaaaatctgtatttTGGAACAAATGACAATCAATTAGCCTCTTATATCAAAGGCTTAATGCATTTAAAAGTTTGCATGCATACTTGGTGTCGAAGTTGTCTAGGAAACTCTGCAGGATTCCAATCATAAAGCTTGAATGACACACGACCTGTGGGACACTACAAACAAGTAATACCTCATATGGTACATGTAATAATcattattcaaatataataacATCGATAATGCTTCTTAGAACAAATTATGCTATTAAAGATCAACCAAATTCCCAGGATGATAAAGATCATGAACCTACCGTAGATGAATAAGTGCTCTTACTGTTGCAGAGGGTAAAGGAAATAGGGGACTTGGGGTTATCATCCTTCTCTTCATTCTGAGGTTCACTGGATGCAGCAAAGGACAAAAAACTGTTTCCACGAATAGTTGTAAAACCACTAAGCAAATTAAATTTAGTATCACACCCATCATCCGATTCATGTAGAACTTTCCTCTCCATTAGTTTGTTGTTTATGACTTTTTCTTCTGTGTGGCATGCAACTCCAAACAACATCTCTGGACAACAATaagcaagcaaaaaaaaaaaaaaaaggatgagcaAGGTGTCCCTTACCAATTTGGTAAGGGTATCAAGCAAGTTATAAGAACTAGACCTAACTAGTATATTTAGTTATACAGCCATGGGATGATCTTCAATTATCCAATATcaagagaaattattttaattaaaataaataaaatttatccaTCATAAATGAATGAACAAGTTCTTTATCAAACCAaacaaatatattgatattaagcaGTCGCTAACATAAATTGGTTAATATTCTACATGCAACTAAGAGTTTGCTATTTTTGCTATCTAGATACAACATGAATAAAGAATAAATTCAAATTCCACCAGTTCATACCTGTCATAGATTTATCAACACAAGAAACGTTCATTTGCAGGCTTCCATGAGGATCCTTCTCTTTTCCCATCATGGATACACCATCAGTGTGTCTTCTCCGCCTTCTTTTATTGTGACGCTCTAATTTTCTTCTACAGCTACGTTTACCCTCATCGAAATCTGACAGCATGTGAAACCTGTAAAGGCTACAACACTTGTTAACCGGTACCACATGCACATTACCGCACGGTCAAGAACTCGGAGCAAAAAGATAGCAGGAGGAAGGAAACGACCAACAACGAGATTCGACCGCGAACCTACTTGCCACATTGCTGACAGTACCGCTTGCTCTGACCATCAAGAACCACGCACGGAGCGCAAGCACACCGGAGACAGACACGGTGCCGCCGATGGTAACCCTTGAGCTCCCCGATATCGGCCTCGCACCCAGGGACCTGACACCGCAAAGCGGCCACCGGCGTCGCTCGCGCCTTCGTCGCCCGCTTCCGGTCGCCTCCAACGGCGCCCGCCATCGGCTTGTCCCCCCACTCCGCCGGCTCCACCTCGTCCGCCGCCGGACACGAGCAAGGGACCCGTCCCTCCAAGAAATTCGAGCACAAGAGGCTCGGGTCTCGCTTCCCAACCGGCTCTGACCCCTCTCCGGCCGCAGCCCGAGGCGACGGAAGGATGGGCGGAGGAACGGTAGCAGGCAGCGGACAAGGCGTCGGGAGGTCAGACGCCCCGAACTCCCAGGCGGGGAAGAGGGTACCGTCTTCCTCGTCATCGACGGCGAAGTCAAGAAGCTCCGGGGCCTCCATATATagcaaaccctaaccctagaagaGAAAGAGGTCGACGGAGGAAGCACAGAGAAAGGGAGAGTGCGCTCAGCGGTATACGACTCGCCCGCCCGTCGTTTGAGACGACGAGAGTGAAAAGGGCTCACTTAAATATATTCGGTTAACATAACAGTCCTGAGAGCATCCCGTTATATAACATTTATAACGCACCTTTACACCGTCTCAACCCACTGTTACACCAACTGCTCCAACTGCTTCGTCGTACAAAACGGGGGAAATAATTTGGTATCTTTTGGATTGGGTGCGTCATCGATGACGTGCGGCTCCGAATAAAGTATTCGTGGCCTGACATATTCCATTCGCCCACGACTGACGACACGAGGAGATGATGCCGCAAGGGAACGATGATCACAGCCGTCCGTTGCGTAGATTGAATTCGTCCTGGCCGAAGATCGTGAGTGTGAGAGCTACAACGCACGTGGACGTCGTCATACGTGGGCGACACGTTGGAAGCAGCAGATGACACGTTGCGGTACAGTGTGTTTTGGATCTTAGAtacgatgaatatggtatcaggaTAACAATCGTCGTAATGTGCACATAATGTTAGATAGAATTCATGAGTGAGGTGGATGGGATTTACCTATTTGTAAATATCCAATTCATGGGCTTTttggaatttttctaaaaaataatagGCCATAGAAATTTCATAAAAGTAGttcatttatttaaaaaatctataattattttttaaaaaataatcagataattttaacaaaatctttatattctttattttagtCTGACTTTATGTTTTTTTTCCATGTTCAATTCTATGTATTCCTCTACGCATAGAATActtatgcattcgagcacatgcgTAGAGTACAAAGAACACTATATATATACTACATATATCATCTAAAATAAACATTTTACTATGGCAAGTGTCATTATTATCACCTGTTCCAAAATTTACATACAAATGTTATTACATTTAAATTGCTACTGCAGTGGGGTTTTCTGGTGCTTGTTACTATTACAGTGCATCTATCAAccctatatatgtgtatatacatggaTACATATACATGGATAGATATCATGTGGATGTTATTTTGGTAGCATGTGGTCACAGAATGCTTGAGCTCTTAATCTGCCTCCTCTTGCAGAAAGACTCGATCCTGTCACAAGCCTCCCTCAGTACATCTGCAGGAATTCCAAAGAAGATCCTGATCCAGTTCTTCAATCCAATGACAGAGCCTGGCAGAGATCAGTCACACGGTCAGTAGAAGAACAAGACGAACTGAAGCTTCGACTTGTGCAGCAGCGAACAACAAACAAGAAGAGATAAGGGAAGCTTCCGTCTGACATTAACATATCTGGGTTGAGCTCCATTTAGAACATTGTGCATTCTAAATTCTAGATAATATGATAAATATTCTGTACCAATTAGTTCTTGATTCTAGTCACTAAGAAAGTATATCACATCTGCATAAATTATGATGAAAAAGATACTCAGAATCAGAAGCATATCACATCGGATTGAGAATCAAGTTTGACCACAAACACTGTAAGATATAAATTTACTGTCTTGATGTACACCAAAATGGAAGGTTACCTGGCAGCACGAGCACAGATTCTTCTCTGATCAGCTCCTTTGCAAAATCCATATCGTTCTCAATGCCAAACACGAGTGTTGTGTTGATCTCCACCTGCAACCAAATGGAACAGTCATGGTTGGATCTGTTCATTGCACAGGCAGAAGCAGGAGATGAACAAGAACCAACCATCATGAACATTGAACCCTGAGGTCGAGAGTGGCACTGGAGGACTTCGATCTGACCAATCCTGGCATAAAGGGCATCCAGTGAGGATTCCAGCACCGTGAGGACATTCCTGTGGAACTCTTCATGGGAATCAGAGAGAATTCCAGGAACTGCTGCCTGTTCGAGAGATGGATTCATCGTTCATGCTTCAATATGTGAAGACATCGTTGATAGGAGATCATTTGGTACCTGAACCACAGATGCAGGTCCCGAAGTAACGTTCATGAGCATCTCCGTCGCCACCTTCACCTGTCACGATGGAAGCCGAGCGAAGTCAATATGTGAACATGGCTGGTCCTGAGATGCCGGCGTTAGAATCCCTTACCTGCTTTATAAGCCCATGAGGGTCACAAATGGCGAGCCATCCGAGACGCCAACCGGGGAGCATCCAACGCTTCGACAAGGCTCCGATGGTGATGACGGGAGTCAGGTGAGCGAAGGAGGCCATCGGGATGAATCTGCTTCCACCGAAGACCATGTGCCCGTAGATCTCGTCGGCGATGATAGGGATGTTTAGGTCTCTGGCGGTCTCGGCGATCTGCCAAGAGGAGCACTCGCGATGAATAGGTGAGAGTTGCAGCAGGATGGAAGGGGAAGCATGGATCGCAGGAGCACCTGTTGGAGATGGGTGGAGGAGTAGACGGCGCCGCAGGGGTTGTTGGGGTTGATGATGACCAGCGCGGCGGTGTTGGCGTCGGCCAGGGAGCGGAGTTGGGACACGTCCATCTCCCAGCCACGCCGGGGCGCCAGGTCGTAGTACCGGGCCTCGACGCCGGCGAGCTCGCAGGCGGTCTCGTAAGGGGGGAAGCCCGGCCGAGGGAGGAGCAGGTTGCTGCCGGGGCTCGCCAGCACCGTCAAGCAGACCTGGATGGCCTGCGTCCCTCCCACCGTCAGGTACACGCTGTCCTCCCGGATGCCATGCTTCACTCCCTTCGACAGGAATTCCGCCACCGCCCTGCTTAtcgtttccaagaagaagaagagggaaagatGCCATGATCACTCCACTGCTACATCTTACGTGAACTCAGCAGTTGCATGAAA of Musa acuminata AAA Group cultivar baxijiao chromosome BXJ2-3, Cavendish_Baxijiao_AAA, whole genome shotgun sequence contains these proteins:
- the LOC103978986 gene encoding squamosa promoter-binding-like protein 9 isoform X1, encoding MEAPELLDFAVDDEEDGTLFPAWEFGASDLPTPCPLPATVPPPILPSPRAAAGEGSEPVGKRDPSLLCSNFLEGRVPCSCPAADEVEPAEWGDKPMAGAVGGDRKRATKARATPVAALRCQVPGCEADIGELKGYHRRHRVCLRCACAPCVVLDGQSKRYCQQCGKFHMLSDFDEGKRSCRRKLERHNKRRRRRHTDGVSMMGKEKDPHGSLQMNVSCVDKSMTEMLFGVACHTEEKVINNKLMERKVLHESDDGCDTKFNLLSGFTTIRGNSFLSFAASSEPQNEEKDDNPKSPISFTLCNSKSTYSSTCPTGRVSFKLYDWNPAEFPRQLRHQIFKWLESMPVELEGYIRPGCTFMTIFIAMPDFMWEKLSQDVAGCIENLIYAPESLLVRRGNIHIYLCDTIVQILKDQKPLMSTRMEVQVPRLHYVYPTLFEAGRPVEFIACGTNLNQAKLRFLVSFAGKYLELSSCLAISHRVTKPCNINDTDHICDDEHEMFQINIPQTDSDVFGPAFLEVENELGVSNFVPILFGSKLICSEFERISRAIFDSCCSDGLYRTTNIDATSYSGNSFVSKQIGIPALLLDIAWVLQEPGLEKRELLSSTSIHRLVNLLKFLLQIKSLILMEVVLHYVDGINSLSLHEVNNTLDGDWLLFLNYINQAREVLSQRTTQHMRSESGSRNLSPCPHFSQSSRENDTKDSMLSANQEFVREDEDSVELTHSPSNQENHEAIPLVAAARKHTSICCQLQIDNRWKKGPWGSTLFRKASMHVALAVGVGAIICFVACLTLFHSQKAGGFAVSIRSHLFNQLNHR
- the LOC103978986 gene encoding squamosa promoter-binding-like protein 9 isoform X3, which encodes MEAPELLDFAVDDEEDGTLFPAWEFGASDLPTPCPLPATVPPPILPSPRAAAGEGSEPVGKRDPSLLCSNFLEGRVPCSCPAADEVEPAEWGDKPMAGAVGGDRKRATKARATPVAALRCQVPGCEADIGELKGYHRRHRVCLRCACAPCVVLDGQSKRYCQQCGKFHMLSDFDEGKRSCRRKLERHNKRRRRRHTDGVSMMGKEKDPHGSLQMNVSCVDKSMTEMLFGVACHTEEKVINNKLMERKVLHESDDGCDTKFNLLSGFTTIRGNSFLSFAASSEPQNEEKDDNPKSPISFTLCNSKSTYSSTCPTGRVSFKLYDWNPAEFPRQLRHQIFKWLESMPVELEGYIRPGCTFMTIFIAMPDFMWEKLSQDVAGCIENLIYAPESLLVRRGNIHIYLCDTIVQILKDQKPLMSTRMEVQVPRLHYVYPTLFEAGRPVEFIACGTNLNQAKLRFLVSFAGKYLELSSCLAISHRVTKPCNINDTDHICDDEHEMFQINIPQTDSDVFGPAFLEVENELGVSNFVPILFGSKLICSEFERISRAIFDSCCSDGLYRTTNIDATSYSGNSFVSKQIGIPALLLDIAWVLQEPGLEKRELLSSTSIHRLVNLLKFLLQIKSLILMEVVLHYVDGINSLSLHEVNNTLDGDWLLFLNYINQAREVLSQRTTQHMRSESGSRNLSPCPHFSQSSRENDTKDSMLSANQHCPLELMFY
- the LOC103978986 gene encoding squamosa promoter-binding-like protein 9 isoform X2, encoding MEAPELLDFAVDDEEDGTLFPAWEFGASDLPTPCPLPATVPPPILPSPRAAAGEGSEPVGKRDPSLLCSNFLEGRVPCSCPAADEVEPAEWGDKPMAGAVGGDRKRATKARATPVAALRCQVPGCEADIGELKGYHRRHRVCLRCACAPCVVLDGQSKRYCQQCGKFHMLSDFDEGKRSCRRKLERHNKRRRRRHTDGVSMMGKEKDPHGSLQMNVSCVDKSMTGRVSFKLYDWNPAEFPRQLRHQIFKWLESMPVELEGYIRPGCTFMTIFIAMPDFMWEKLSQDVAGCIENLIYAPESLLVRRGNIHIYLCDTIVQILKDQKPLMSTRMEVQVPRLHYVYPTLFEAGRPVEFIACGTNLNQAKLRFLVSFAGKYLELSSCLAISHRVTKPCNINDTDHICDDEHEMFQINIPQTDSDVFGPAFLEVENELGVSNFVPILFGSKLICSEFERISRAIFDSCCSDGLYRTTNIDATSYSGNSFVSKQIGIPALLLDIAWVLQEPGLEKRELLSSTSIHRLVNLLKFLLQIKSLILMEVVLHYVDGINSLSLHEVNNTLDGDWLLFLNYINQAREVLSQRTTQHMRSESGSRNLSPCPHFSQSSRENDTKDSMLSANQEFVREDEDSVELTHSPSNQENHEAIPLVAAARKHTSICCQLQIDNRWKKGPWGSTLFRKASMHVALAVGVGAIICFVACLTLFHSQKAGGFAVSIRSHLFNQLNHR
- the LOC135585260 gene encoding nicotianamine aminotransferase 1-like — protein: MAPTSQGSVVSENKNNAACMPNKPAPTANGATVKFNPCLSENKTSIRGVVAQLLAMVNPEKPLISLGVGDASSFPCFRKGKDFSDSLLAAVSSSMFDCYPPSYGFPFARRAVAEFLSKGVKHGIREDSVYLTVGGTQAIQVCLTVLASPGSNLLLPRPGFPPYETACELAGVEARYYDLAPRRGWEMDVSQLRSLADANTAALVIINPNNPCGAVYSSTHLQQIAETARDLNIPIIADEIYGHMVFGGSRFIPMASFAHLTPVITIGALSKRWMLPGWRLGWLAICDPHGLIKQVKVATEMLMNVTSGPASVVQAAVPGILSDSHEEFHRNVLTVLESSLDALYARIGQIEVLQCHSRPQGSMFMMVEINTTLVFGIENDMDFAKELIREESVLVLPGSVIGLKNWIRIFFGIPADVLREACDRIESFCKRRQIKSSSIL